From Anopheles arabiensis isolate DONGOLA chromosome 3, AaraD3, whole genome shotgun sequence, a single genomic window includes:
- the LOC120902856 gene encoding zinc finger and SCAN domain-containing protein 2-like yields the protein MRMPIVCVYVNVCICVFFVPFYPRSMGFSDNCSKMSDLNLLPKKHTNFSIERILLKQTAASPSDGSGAPTKMSHSPQPQFELLEQKVDLTVKTCLKIVQSATDHRTAAGSTSACTVTSKNVIPLATAGDTGTSIVAPSSQTLLLAGPHRPLNRVLDNPWCSRGPLMFDPKLISGPGPAASFGGGTPHKPAHSSRGAVGDAALGLLGPVTPPSPSSAASPSLASSSSPSSSLIKAEVERKVVLSAYANNSVIERNRLSINYPYPVGLFNAYASAAAVAAAAAATVSSVHQYQHHNQQQCMTPSAPPDALLAAGTASASIGISMQQQQQQQHNQPHPRAASLSAAAILAGSGTAPLHAASAALFNSFYQLQKSDENQNSIFDQVSGEDEGASDGGTTVTSGDGGKDLKTDLFHAHHLHHHHHHLHHHHEPGSAGAAAATGTLCTLMFPECSYQCAICDKIFGNQDTLMTHEKSHKTPRFECEECGKGFSQLRNYKYHVSVHRGTKEFAAKCPECGKMFNDKGYLSSHLKIHRNKKEYSCPHCPKSFNQRVAFNMHVRIHTGVKPHKCNECGKRFSRKMLLKQHLRTHSGEKPYQCSVCGKSFADRSNMTLHHRLHSGIKPFACPICPKAFTKKHHLKTHLNYHTGYKPYKCPHPNCGQSFTQSSNMRTHAKKCQFKPPDSEFV from the exons ATGCGCATgccgattgtgtgtgtgtatgtgaatgtgtgtatctgtgtgtttttcgtgCCTTTTTATCCTCGCAGCATGGGATTTAGTGACAATTGTAGCAAAATGAGTGATCTGAACCTGCTGCCCAAGAAGCACACCAACTTCAGCATCGAGCGTATCCTGCTCAAACAAACTGCTGCCTCACCTTCCGACGGTAGTGGCGCGCCAACCAAAATGTCCCACTCACCCCAGCCACAGTTCGAGTTGCTCGAGCAAAAAGTGGACCTGACGGTTAAAACGTGCCTGAAAATAGTTCAATCGGCCACCGACCACCGTACGGCCGCAGGCTCCACTTCCGCCTGCACGGTGACCTCGAAGAATGTTATCCCGCTGGCCACCGCCGGAGACACCGGAACTTCGATCGTGGCCCCTTCCTCCCAAACGCTTCTACTCGCCGGTCCGCACCGGCCACTGAACCGCGTTCTGGACAACCCGTGGTGCTCCCGGGGACCTCTCATGTTCGATCCCAAGCTCATCAGTGGCCCCGGTCCCGCCGCCAGCTTCGGTGGCGGTACTCCTCACAAACCTGCCCATTCATCCCGGGGTGCCGTCGGCGATGCTGCTCTCGGACTGCTCGGACCTGTCACACCGCCGTCACCCTCGTCGGCAGCATCACCGTCGttggcgtcgtcgtcgtcgccgtcgtcgtcactCATCAAAGCGGAAGTCGAGAGAAAAGTGGTGCTAAGCGCGTATGCTAATAATAGTGTAATTGAACGAAACAGATTATCTATCAATTATCCTTATCCGGTCGGACTGTTCAACGCGTACGCCTCGGCAGCGGCGGtcgcggcagcagcagccgccaccGTATCATCGGTTCACCAGTACCAGCATCATAATCAGCAGCAGTGCATGACCCCGTCAGCCCCGCCCGATGCGTTGCTTGCCGCGGGTACAGCTTCGGCATCGATCGGCATCTcgatgcaacagcagcagcagcagcaacataatCAGCCGCATCCCCGTGCGGCAAGTTTGTCCGCGGCTGCCATATTGGCCGGCTCGGGCACGGCTCCACTACACGCTGCCAGTGCTGCACTATTTAACAGCTTCTATCAGTTGCAGAAAAGTGATGAAAACCAGAATAGCATCTTCGATCAGGTTAGTGGAGAGGACGAAGGTGCCTCGGATGGAGGTACAACGGTCACCTCGGGCGATGGCGGCAAGGACTTGAAAACGGATCTGTTCCACGCACATCATctacaccatcatcatcatcatctgcatCACCATCATGAGCCGGGCAGTGCgggtgccgccgccgccactggTACGCTCTGTACGCTCATGTTTCCCGAGTGCTCTTATCAGTGTGCGATTTGTGATAAGATTTTCGGAAACCAAGACACGCTTATG ACGCACGAAAAGAGCCACAAAACACCCCGCTTCGAGTGTGAAGAGTGTGGTAAGGGATTTTCCCAGCTGCGCAACTACAAGTACCACGTGTCGGTGCACCGCGGGACGAAGGAGTTTGCCGCCAAGTGTCCGGAGTGTGGCAAAATGTTCAACGACAAGGGCTACCTTAGCAGCCATCTGAAGATCCATCGCAATAAAAAGGAATACTCGTGTCCCCACTGTCCCAAGTCGTTCAACCAGCGGGTGGCGTTTAATATGCATGTCCGAATACATACTG GTGTTAAGCCGCACAAGTGCAATGAGTGTGGAAAGCGCTTTTCGCGCAAAATGCTTCTCAAGCAGCACCTGCGCACCCACTCGGGAGAGAAACCTTACCAG TGTTCCGTGTGTGGTAAAAGCTTTGCCGATCGTAGCAATATGACACTGCATCATCGATTGCACTCCGGTATCAAACCGTTCGCGTGTCCCATCTGCCCGAAAGCGTTCACCAAAAAGCATCATCTCAAAACGCACCTCAACTATCACACCGGCTACAAACCGTACAAGTGTCCGCATCCAAACTGCGGCCAAAGCTTTACACAGTCAAGCAACATGAGGACGCACGCCAAGAAATGCCAGTTTAAGCCGCCAGATTCCGAGTTTGTATGA